Proteins encoded by one window of Musa acuminata AAA Group cultivar baxijiao chromosome BXJ2-9, Cavendish_Baxijiao_AAA, whole genome shotgun sequence:
- the LOC135624049 gene encoding F-box protein KIB3-like, producing MENTSITSTIVLNSQEKEPHAEKDSTMDRPNWSSLPLDIVTLISEELPLPHRICFHTTCNAWYFATLLKPIPSPLLLVRNDESEHSDSCLFVSPITDFFFIYFPINELHGTRCVGSNAGWLAILDEQLNVSLLNLLTKTRIYLPSFITLPLYNPPYESNYIAMILYGTDPEIAYTKAGNEKWIFLEMSSTMKYYYEDIMYHDGKFYSITNESEVQVFDLSGDHPVMMVLIERLAHSTEYLDNISGSTINDLYSKYLACSSTGEMFLILWHRDHAYYPNNGVLPRPKDFMLMKVKPETSHCWATTKDMGNMCLFIGSNNPILIPSKDLQGLKGDHIFSVETFPSEEVDRYTRIVGCFDLKEERWESFSESSQSPLYLRPPIWFTLSLH from the exons ATGGAAAATACCAGTATTACCTCTACCATCGTCTTAAATAGTCAAGAGAAGGAACCACATGCGGAAAAAGATTCCACAATGGATAGACCTAATTGGTCATCACTCCCACTAGATATCGTAACACTGATTAGTGAAGAACTTCCCTTACCACATCGCATTTGTTTTCATACCACATGCAACGCTTGGTATTTTGCAACCTTGCTCAAGCCCATCCCATCCCCACTGCTCCTCGTACGCAACGATGAAAGTGAGCATAGTGATTCATGCCTGTTTGTATCTCCCATTaccgattttttttttatctacttcCCTATCAACGAGCTCCATGGCACACGTTGTGTCGGTTCTAATGCTGGTTGGCTCGCGATCTTAGATGAACAACTAAATGTTAGCCTCTTAAATCTCTTGACGAAGACTCGAATCTACCTCCCCTCATTTATTACTTTGCCTCTTTATAATCCCCCTTACGAGAGTAA CTACATCGCAATGATTCTTTACGGAACTGATCCCGAAATTGCCTACACAAAGGCGGGCAATGAAAAGTGGATTTTTCTTGAGATGTCATCAACAATGAAATACTATTACGAGGATATCATGTATCATGATGGCAAATTTTATAGTATAACAAATGAATCTGAGGTTCAAGTGTTCGACTTAAGTGGAGATCATCCTGTCATGATGGTACTCATCGAGAGATTAGCACATAGTACTGAATACCTTGATAACATATCCGGTTCCACCATCAATGATTTGTATAGCAAATACTTGGCATGCTCGAGCACAGGAGAGATGTTCCTTATTCTATGGCATAGAGACCATGCATATTACCCGAATAATGGGGTACTGCCTAGACCAAAGGATTTCATGCTTATGAAGGTTAAGCCAGAGACAAGTCATTGTTGGGCTACCACGAAGGATATGGGGAACATGTGTCTATTCATTGGTAGCAACAATCCCATTTTGATACCTAGCAAGGATTTACAAGGATTAAAAGGAGACCATATCTTCTCTGTTGAAACCTTCCCAAGTGAAGAGGTTGATCGATATACTCGTATTGTTGGATGCTTCGATTTGAAGGAAGAAAGGTGGGAGAGCTTCAGTGAATCATCACAGTCTCCACTGTACCTGAGACCACCCATCTGGTTTACACTCTCATTGCATTGA